Proteins from a single region of bacterium:
- a CDS encoding tetratricopeptide repeat protein — protein MRIPIYTVLACMLFYPGNGSADPASTANKRGIEAYNRKDYEKSLGYFNDALVERPDTPKLNFNRGTALSALNKPEEAVNEFLSAARKLGNSGETAAAYFNAGNTLMAANNFEGAIGEYKNAVKLDPSSPDIRHNLELAVRKLNQQKEEQKKDKQQQNNEKQQNEDKNKQKEQDKKEQEKQQDKSKEQQNKSQSPQDGEKKDQQQQPSQQQDNQVMPMTPEEAKRLLDAINNDEKRALSQRYTQMKTGIRQGDDW, from the coding sequence ATGAGAATACCGATATATACAGTGCTGGCGTGCATGCTTTTTTATCCCGGTAACGGTTCCGCCGATCCTGCTTCCACCGCCAACAAACGCGGTATCGAAGCCTATAACAGGAAGGATTACGAAAAGAGCCTCGGGTATTTTAACGATGCCCTCGTCGAGCGGCCCGATACACCGAAACTGAACTTCAATCGCGGTACCGCTCTTTCGGCCCTCAACAAACCGGAAGAGGCGGTCAACGAGTTCCTGTCCGCGGCCCGGAAACTCGGTAACTCCGGAGAAACAGCCGCTGCATACTTCAATGCGGGCAACACGCTCATGGCCGCGAATAATTTTGAAGGCGCCATCGGGGAATACAAGAATGCGGTGAAGCTTGACCCATCCTCTCCGGATATCCGGCATAACCTTGAACTTGCCGTCCGGAAGCTGAATCAGCAGAAAGAGGAGCAGAAAAAGGATAAACAGCAGCAGAATAACGAAAAGCAGCAGAACGAAGATAAGAACAAGCAGAAGGAACAGGATAAAAAAGAACAGGAAAAACAGCAGGATAAAAGCAAAGAACAGCAGAACAAGTCACAGAGTCCGCAAGACGGCGAAAAAAAGGATCAGCAACAGCAGCCGTCACAGCAGCAGGATAACCAGGTGATGCCCATGACACCGGAAGAGGCGAAGCGCCTTCTCGACGCAATCAATAACGACGAAAAAAGAGCCCTTTCACAACGGTACACGCAGATGAAAACAGGCATAAGGCAGGGCGATGACTGGTAA